From the Rissa tridactyla isolate bRisTri1 chromosome 20, bRisTri1.patW.cur.20221130, whole genome shotgun sequence genome, one window contains:
- the LOC128919604 gene encoding cytotoxic granule associated RNA binding protein TIA1-like isoform X2: MGSVRPNGVLRCPKPASFEAGSLVARCQCQAGWLRGDVLRLALPPKDEMPTAGVIFSPSFSRGQDAENAIQQMGGQWLGGRQIRTNWATRKPPAPKSTYESNAKQLSYDDVVNQSSPSNCTVYCGGVTSGLTEQLMRQTFSPFGQIMEIRVFPDKGYSFVRTSWRRSCVRGSGGDALQQPHVRSEFRLVAQGFGKTILPV, translated from the exons ATGGGCTCAGTGAGGCCTAACGGTGTCCTTCGTTGCCCTAAACCCGCTTCTTTTGAAGCAGGATCTCTCGTGGCACGGTGCCAATGTCAGGCGGGGTGGCTGCGCGGCGATGTCCTTCGCTTGGCTCTCCCGCCGAAGGACGAGATGCCGACGGCGggggttattttttccccctccttctctcGTGGACAGGACGCGGAGAATGCCATTCAGCAGATGGGCGGGCAGTGGCTCGGCGGAAGGCAAATCCGAACGAACTGGGCGACGAGAAAACCTCCGGCTCCAAAGAGCACGTATGAAT CAAACGCCAAACAACTCTCTTACGACGATGTGGTCAATCAAAGCAGCCCCAGCAACTGCACCGTCTACTGCGGCGGCGTTACCTCCGGCCTCACAG AACAGCTCATGCGCCAGACCTTTTCTCCCTTCGGGCAGATCATGGAAATTCGAGTCTTCCCGGATAAAGGCTACTCCTTTGTACG GACAAGTTGGCGGCGCAGCTGTGTGCGCGGAAGCGGAGGCGATGCGTTACAGCAGCCCCATGTGAGGAGCGAGTTCCGGCTTGTGGCACAAGGATTTGGAAAAACCATTCTCCCGGTCTGA
- the LOC128900135 gene encoding NPC1-like intracellular cholesterol transporter 1, with amino-acid sequence MDANGTILASRFMAYQRPLRTSQEYTAALRAARALAEEITATLRSVPGTHPDFRVFPYTVTYVYYEQYLTVVAEGVFTLALCLVPTFLVSFLLLGMDLRSSAATLLTIAMILLDTVGAMALWDIPYNAVALINLVAAVGISVEFVSHLTCAFAHSTQPGRVARAAEATVNMGSKVVAGVAMTNLPGVVVLAFAKAQLIQIFFFRLNLIITLAGLAHGLVFLPVLLSYMGPGPRAPVGDAERGAGLGLGNPAFQDGDKDEDGDKDKDKDKDGARAKAKDEDGAKAKDEDTEKAQD; translated from the exons ATGGACGCCAACGGCACCAtcctgg CCTCCCGCTTCATGGCCTACCAGCGCCCGCTGCGCACCTCGCAGGAGTACACGGCGGCGCTGCGGGCCGCCCGCGCCCTGGCCGAGGAGATCACCGCCACCCTGCGCAGCGTGCCCGGCACCCACCCCGACTTCAGGGTCTTCCCCTACAC GGTGACCTACGTGTACTACGAGCAGTACCTGACGGTGGTGGCCGAGGGCGTCTTCACGCTGGCGCTCTGCCTGGTGCCCACCTTCCTCgtctccttcctgctgctgggcaTGGACCTGCGCTCCAGCGCCGCCACCCTGCTCACCATCGCCATGATCCTGCTGGACACCGTGGGCGCCATGGCCCTCTGGGACATCCCCTACAACGCCGTGGCCCTCATCAACCTCGTggcg GCCGTGGGCATCTCGGTGGAATTCGTCTCCCACCTCACCTGCGCCTTCGCCCACAGCACCCAGCCCGGCCGGGTGGCGCGGGCCGCCGAGGCCACCGTCAACATGGGCAGCAAG GTGGTGGCCGGGGTGGCCATGACCAACCTGCCGGGCGTGGTGGTGCTGGCCTTCGCCAAGGCCCAGCTCATCCAGATCTTCTTCTTCCGCCTCAACCTCATCATCACGCTGGCGGGGCTGGCCCACGGCCTCGTCTTCCTCCCCGTCCTCCTCAGCTACATGG GACCCGGCCCGCGGGCGCCGGTGGGGgacgcggagcggggcgcggggctgggcctTGGCAACCCCGCTTTCCAGGACGGGGACAAGGACGAGGACGGCGacaaggacaaggacaaggacaaggaTGGGGCCAGGGCCAAAGCCAAGGACGAGGATGGGGCCAAGGCCAAGGACGAGGACACGGAAAAGGCCCAGGACTAG
- the LOC128919604 gene encoding uncharacterized protein LOC128919604 isoform X1: MGSVRPNGVLRCPKPASFEAGSLVARCQCQAGWLRGDVLRLALPPKDEMPTAGVIFSPSFSRGQDAENAIQQMGGQWLGGRQIRTNWATRKPPAPKSTYECVSDLLSAVCARHLVPTRIRISPYRLSPSTEQLCKNLFKQTPNNSLTTMWSIKAAPATAPSTAAALPPASQNSSCARPFLPSGRSWKFESSRIKATPLYGQVGGAAVCAEAEAMRYSSPM, from the exons ATGGGCTCAGTGAGGCCTAACGGTGTCCTTCGTTGCCCTAAACCCGCTTCTTTTGAAGCAGGATCTCTCGTGGCACGGTGCCAATGTCAGGCGGGGTGGCTGCGCGGCGATGTCCTTCGCTTGGCTCTCCCGCCGAAGGACGAGATGCCGACGGCGggggttattttttccccctccttctctcGTGGACAGGACGCGGAGAATGCCATTCAGCAGATGGGCGGGCAGTGGCTCGGCGGAAGGCAAATCCGAACGAACTGGGCGACGAGAAAACCTCCGGCTCCAAAGAGCACGTATGAAT GTGTATCAGACCTACTGTCTGCAGTTTGTGCTCGACACCTCGTGCCGACCAGGATTAGAATTTCTCCGTACCGTCTGTCCCCGTCCACTGAACAGCTCTGTAAAAATCTCTTTAAGCAAACGCCAAACAACTCTCTTACGACGATGTGGTCAATCAAAGCAGCCCCAGCAACTGCACCGTCTACTGCGGCGGCGTTACCTCCGGCCTCACAG AACAGCTCATGCGCCAGACCTTTTCTCCCTTCGGGCAGATCATGGAAATTCGAGTCTTCCCGGATAAAGGCTACTCCTTTGTACG GACAAGTTGGCGGCGCAGCTGTGTGCGCGGAAGCGGAGGCGATGCGTTACAGCAGCCCCATGTGA